A portion of the Ricinus communis isolate WT05 ecotype wild-type chromosome 10, ASM1957865v1, whole genome shotgun sequence genome contains these proteins:
- the LOC8286644 gene encoding pyrroline-5-carboxylate reductase produces MEIIPIPAETYRIGFIGAGKMAESIAKGVVEAGVLPPSRISTSHSNPKRCSAFQSFGVKVLPRNQDVVEDSDVVIFSVKPQVVKDVVLQLRPVLTKRKLLVSIAAGIKLKDLQEWAGHNRFIRVMPNTPAAVGEAATVMSLGGAATEDDGELIAKLFGSVGKIWKADEKLFDAVTGLSGSGPAYVYLAIEALADGGVAAGLPRELALRLASQTVLGAASMATKTGKHPGELKDDVTSPGGTTIAGIHELEKGGFRGVLMNAVVAAAKRSRELSQS; encoded by the exons ATGGAGATAATTCCGATTCCAGCGGAAACATACAGGATAGGGTTCATAGGAGCAGGAAAAATGGCAGAAAGTATAGCAAAAGGAGTAGTAGAAGCAGGCGTTTTACCTCCTTCTCGCATCTCTACTTCTCACTCCAATCCCAAACGCTGCTCTGCCTTCCAATCCTTCGGCGTCAAAGTCCTCCCTCGAAATCAAGAT GTTGTTGAAGATAGTGATGTGGTCATATTCTCGGTAAAACCCCAAGTTG TTAAAGATGTGGTCTTGCAATTGAGGCCTGTTCTCACAAAGAGGAAGCTTCTAGTTTCAATTGCTGCTGgaattaaattgaaagattTGCAG GAGTGGGCTGGTCACAACCGGTTTATTAGGGTGATGCCAAATACTCCTGCTGCCGTAGGTGAGGCAGCAACAG TAATGAGCTTGGGTGGAGCTGCAACTGAAGACGACGGAGAATTAATAGCTAAATTATTTGGATCAGTTGGTAAGATTTGGAAAGCTGATGAGAAATTGTTTGATGCAGTCACTGGTCTAAG TGGAAGTGGTCCAGCATATGTATATTTAGCAATCGAAGCTTTGGCTGATGGAGGTGTGGCTGCAGGTCTACCTCGAGAGCTTGCCCTGAGATTAGCTTCCCAAACT GTTTTAGGGGCAGCATCTATGGCTACAAAAACTGGGAAGCATCCTGGTGAGCTTAAAGATGATGTTACATCACCTGGAGGGACAACTATAGCTGGAATTCATGAATTGGAGAAAGGCGGATTCCGTGGAGTGCTAATGAATGCTGTTGTTGCTGCTGCTAAGCGCAGCCGAGAGCTTTCTCAGAGCTGA
- the LOC8286643 gene encoding putative methyltransferase DDB_G0268948, with protein sequence MAELFIMQAKQYAEGRPNYPQELFQFIASKTPGKGLAWDVGTGSGQAAQSLAEIYKNVIATDTSLKQLEFAPKLPNVRYQRTPPVIPMNEFEQYISSESSVDLVTIAQAIHWFDLPAFYQQVKWVLKKPHGVIAAWCYTVPEVNESVDSVFHPFYTIDSEPFWSSGRKWVDDKYTNIHFPFEPVEGVDHTGPHRFVIEKVMSLDDYFTYLRSWSAYQTAKERGVDLLKDEVTKEFKNAWNKDGEDKKVVKFPIYLRIGKVGNMED encoded by the exons atggcagaATTGTTCATTATGCAAGCAAAACAATATGCAGAAGGCAGGCCTAATTACCCACAAGAGTTATTCCAATTTATTGCCTCCAAGACTCCAGGGAAAGGCCTTGCATGGGATGTTGGCACTGGAAGCGGCCAGGCTGCTCAATCT CTTGCTGAAATCTACAAGAATGTAATAGCCACAGACACCAGCCTGAAACAATTGGAATTTGCACCAAAGCTACCTAATGTTCGATATCAACGTACACCTCCAGTCATTCCAATGAACGAATTCGAACAATATATTTCTTCAGAATCCAGTGTTGATTTAGTGACAATTGCTCAAGCTATCCACTGGTTTGACCTTCCTGCATTCTATCAGCAAGTCAAGTGGGTACTCAAGAAGCCTCATGGAGTCATTGCTGCCTGGTGCTACACAGTGCCTGAAGTTAATGAATCTGTTGATTCAGTTTTCCACCCATTCTACACCATTGATTCTGAGCCTTTTTGGAGTTCAGGGCGAAAATGGGTGGATGACAAGTACACAAACAtccatttcccatttgagccCGTGGAGGGAGTTGATCACACAGGACCACACAGGTTTGTGATAGAGAAAGTGATGAGCTTGGATGATTATTTTACATACTTAAGGTCATGGTCTGCGTATCAAACAGCTAAGGAAAGGGGTGTTGATCTTCTGAAGGATGAAGTGACTAAAGAGTTCAAGAATGCTTGGAATAAAGATGGGGAAGACAAGAAAGTTGTCAAGTTTCCTATTTATTTGAGGATTGGTAAGGTAGGGAACATGGAAGATTAA